From the genome of Chloroherpetonaceae bacterium:
CAAGCTGGGCAGCAGCACTGACGACTTTACCACCAGCCTACAATATCTCACAATGGGCAGGTAACAACAATGAGCTGCTCTACCACGCATATGTCAACTACGACTTTTTCGAGCAAGAAAGCTCAGTCCTGCCGTTTATGGTTGGTTCATACTTAGGCACGAAGAAAGTTTTTAACATCGGCGTCGGGTTCAATTTGCATCCACGTGGTATGTGGCATCGTATCCGTCCTGCAAATCCTGCTATTCCAGAAGCGGTGGCTCGCACCATTCCGGCGGCAGACCTGAACACACTTAACGATGCGCTAAGACGTGGTATCTATCCTGCTGGACGTGGTCCAGGCCCGAGCTCAGCACCTGGCATCAGCAGTCCTGAAGGTAGCCCACTGAACATTACAGATTCAGCGTTCTACAATGCTTGGGGACGCCTCAACCCTACGCAGCAAGCCGCAATTACGGATGCCTTTGTAGACACTGCTTGGACAGATACATTTCACTGGGCGGTTGACTTTTTCTTAGATCTGCCTTTGCGCTACAAAGAAGATGGGACGCCTGACCCAACCGGCCCGGCAATTACGGCACACGGTGCATTCTATAACTACAACTTTGGACCGAACTACGTGCGCAATATTGGCGTAATGTCAATCGGGCAACCGAATCCGACTGCAGTTGGAGGTCAATTAGTGTCACAGCCTGAGTTTAATGGGCCTGGCAATGCATATCCCTTGCATGGCACAGGTCAAGCCTACTACCTACAAGCCTCATACCTGACGCCACGAGAATGGACAGAAGGATGGGGCAGATTCCAATTCTTCGGTGCAATTACATACCTTAACTATCAGCGTCTGCGTGAGCCAACCCTTATGCCAGAGTTTGGGTTCAACTGGATTTTAGCAGGGCAGAATGCAAAAATCAGTATGCAGTTCCGTCCTCGTGCGATTTATGGTCGTGCAATCAGCTCAGAGCCTGGACGCGAGCTGTTAGATGGAATGCGTCGTGTCGGTACGCGCTGGGAAGCTATTACGCAGTTCCACATCTATCTCTAATTGTGCAACTTTATTGCATATCTTTGCGCAGTGCAGCAGCTTTGCATGTTGCGTAAAGACTGACTGAAAGGCCATAAAGGCCGGATTGTTAAACTTTCTTTAATTAATCGGGAGAGTAAGAAATGAAAACATTCATTCAAATTGGACTTGTTTTCCTGTTTGCAGCGCTCACTACCAGCGCCTGCGTTACACCGATTGCTACACCGAAGCCTATCAAGATTCCTTGCACAAGGCTCACTAAGAAGGAGTTTATTGAGAAAGCGTCGCAACTGCTGCGCGCAAACAACTACGTAGTCGTTGAAGCCAACGAAGAGACAGGGGAAGTCGAAGGTAACCGCGTGCCAGTCTATGTTGGCATTGGTGAAAATATCATCGTGAGTGGGCCGTATATCTTTGACGCAGTCTATGATGGCACCACAATTACGGTGAACATTCAGACGGTGTCGGAAGGGCGTCCAGTGAAAAGCCACGATGAGAATTCATCTGTCTATGATAAGCGCAACTTTATGCCTGTTCTTAATGGCTTGCGTGAGCTGTGTAAGTGAAGTTGAGTAGGTGTGCGCACGGCGGCAGAATCAAAGTCGCTGTGCGTTTATCGGAAACAGTAGCGGCAACTTTTAGGTTGCCGCTTTTTTCTGCTATGCTAGCGTAGTAAAATTGTGTAATGCCAGCTAAGGAAAGGCAAGGCAGGGGAGAAAAGCAGGTTCTATCAGTGCAATGAGGCAAGACAAGTCATATCAAGCCGAGGCTATAAACCTAACACACGTTTAGTATGTCAATGTGTCGCAATTTGTCGTGGTTCATATTTGTCATTACTTTGCTATCGGGCTGTGTGCTTGCAGATTCAGTGCGCCAACCACGCCCAATCCGCATTGCTTGTGAGGGGTCGCGACTTGACCTGTACCAGAAAGCAAAAGAGGTCTTAGAGAGACAGCAGTATAAGATTCGTGTCGACAATCGTCTTGATGGTATTCTCAAAGCATACCGTCGTCCAGAGCAGGTGAATTTTGGTGACCAGATTATGTTTAATGGGGCGCTATATGTGATGGCCACGATTGATAGTGCGGTCATTACGCTTTACATCTATCGTATTTTGGATATTCCAGCCGAAGAGCAAGAGCCAGTGATTGAAGTAAGCTACGATGAGCGTAATGCGAGCGTCTTTACGCGCTCACTCTATCAGCCCTTGATTGATGAGATGCGCCGCAGCTGTGCTCAGCCCAAATGAAAGGCAAAGTTCGTATTTTTACGGCTTATAGAGTTGCCATAAACAAAAACCACAATCTCAAATGGAGCTTTGGCTTGGCGCAGCAGTTTTAGGGCTGTGCTATGGATTTCTCGCCATCGGAGTCTACATCACCATGCGCATCTATAACTTCCCCGACATTACCGCTGACGGTAGCTTGACCTTAGGCGCAAGCATTACGGCAGCTTTGCTCACGATTGGAGTCAGCCCGATTTTTGCCACATTCGTTGCAATTGTATTCGGATTTTTAGCAGGTGCAACGACAGGTGTGATTCATACCAAACTGAAAGTTAATGGTCTGCTATCTGGTATTTTGGTTACCACAGCACTCTACTCCATCAACTTGCGCATTATGGGACGCTCCAACATTCCCTTGCTAACGGTGCAAACACTGCTCACGCCGTTTGAAAATACTTTCTCTCAACTGCCACGCTGGGCAGTCGATTTTGCCGTATTCTTCGTGATTAGTGCTGTTGCCCTAATCCTCTTAGGACTGCTCTTCAAGACCGATTTTGGCTTAGCGATGCGGGCAACAGGCGATAACGAAGTGATGATTGCAGCACAAGGTGTCAATACCGA
Proteins encoded in this window:
- a CDS encoding ABC transporter permease; amino-acid sequence: MELWLGAAVLGLCYGFLAIGVYITMRIYNFPDITADGSLTLGASITAALLTIGVSPIFATFVAIVFGFLAGATTGVIHTKLKVNGLLSGILVTTALYSINLRIMGRSNIPLLTVQTLLTPFENTFSQLPRWAVDFAVFFVISAVALILLGLLFKTDFGLAMRATGDNEVMIAAQGVNTDTMKIIGIGLSNAMIALSGSLVCQYQGFADISMGIGIIVFGLASVIIGESFLGIFRQRFSVGTQLVSVVFGAIVFRVLVGIALSLGLAPTDFKIVTAFFVLLAVALPQLRHLVFKR